One Candidatus Neomarinimicrobiota bacterium genomic region harbors:
- a CDS encoding ATP-binding protein translates to MKKQKLIYRLFFLYISLAVGAIFLIVLFASNLVEQFYFDQKIDDLRVRSILVSEILHDPEGIILVDLQYLVTRIGHETKTRITLIDHLGKVLADSEGDPLHMNLHNDRPEIILALKEGVGVNRRWSFTLEQEHLYFARVIRDLKPPIVVRISVPTEALHEALHSIKLRLSIIGAIVVILMAAVNWYVSRVITRPIQVMEAGAKRFARGKLKIKVPESDIYELGSLARSLNEMAEQIFDRIRLITQQKNEQIAILSSMNEGVIALDSKGMILSINRAAAVMFGLKLKQVKYRPIHEVIRHVALNEFVLRVSKHKHGQDCRITLYEPEERILNVIGTRMPSKKGANGGVVIVFTDLTQLQKLEGVRREFVANVSHELKTPITSILGYVETLQGGAMRDPKDARHFLEIISKHSNRLGQIVDDLLELSRIEEISPRNEKQYLENVFVGDLIESILSDYQSTADLKEIAFKQEIAGGIQILVNPKLVTLAIGNLIDNALKYSGNHSEVLIRCQNSKKKVILDVIDSGPGIEKEHLPRIFERFYRIDKGRSREVGGTGLGLSIVKHIVRIHDAEIQVKSTLGEGTTFSITFIKY, encoded by the coding sequence GTGAAAAAACAAAAACTGATCTATCGCCTGTTTTTCCTGTATATTTCACTGGCGGTAGGGGCGATATTTCTGATTGTGCTGTTTGCTTCTAATCTTGTCGAACAGTTCTATTTTGATCAAAAAATTGATGATCTCCGTGTTCGATCTATTCTTGTTTCTGAAATATTACATGATCCAGAAGGGATAATTCTGGTAGATTTGCAATATCTAGTGACCCGTATTGGCCATGAAACAAAAACAAGAATTACGTTAATTGATCATCTGGGTAAGGTTCTTGCAGATTCTGAAGGAGATCCCTTACACATGAATCTACATAATGACCGGCCTGAAATCATACTTGCGTTGAAGGAGGGTGTTGGTGTTAATCGTAGGTGGAGCTTTACCCTAGAGCAGGAGCACCTCTACTTCGCGCGAGTGATCAGAGATTTAAAACCTCCAATTGTTGTGAGAATATCAGTTCCGACAGAGGCATTACACGAAGCTTTACATTCTATAAAACTGCGGCTAAGTATAATCGGTGCCATCGTTGTCATATTGATGGCTGCTGTAAATTGGTATGTTTCCCGAGTGATCACGCGACCCATTCAAGTAATGGAAGCTGGCGCAAAGCGATTTGCTCGAGGAAAACTAAAGATAAAAGTTCCTGAGTCAGACATATATGAGTTGGGGAGTCTTGCCAGATCTCTAAACGAAATGGCAGAACAGATTTTTGATCGGATCAGACTGATTACTCAACAAAAGAATGAGCAGATCGCCATCCTTTCCAGTATGAACGAGGGCGTTATTGCTCTCGATTCCAAAGGAATGATCCTCTCAATAAATCGAGCAGCTGCTGTCATGTTTGGATTAAAGTTGAAACAAGTAAAATATCGACCGATCCACGAGGTCATTCGGCATGTGGCACTTAACGAATTTGTGCTTAGGGTATCGAAACATAAGCATGGTCAAGACTGTCGCATTACCCTATATGAGCCAGAGGAACGGATACTGAACGTCATCGGGACCAGAATGCCATCGAAAAAGGGTGCCAACGGTGGAGTCGTCATTGTATTTACCGATCTTACCCAACTTCAAAAACTGGAGGGAGTCAGGCGAGAATTTGTAGCAAATGTTTCCCATGAACTGAAAACGCCGATTACATCCATACTGGGATATGTAGAAACTTTACAGGGTGGTGCCATGCGTGATCCAAAAGATGCTAGGCATTTTCTGGAGATTATCTCAAAGCACAGTAATCGGTTGGGTCAGATTGTGGATGATCTGTTAGAATTATCAAGAATCGAAGAAATCTCACCAAGGAATGAAAAACAATACCTTGAGAATGTATTTGTTGGTGACTTGATAGAATCGATACTGTCTGACTATCAGAGTACAGCCGATTTAAAGGAGATTGCGTTTAAGCAGGAGATCGCTGGGGGTATTCAAATTCTGGTCAATCCAAAGTTAGTTACCTTAGCCATCGGCAACCTGATCGATAATGCTCTGAAGTATTCTGGGAATCATTCAGAAGTGTTGATCCGCTGCCAGAATAGTAAAAAGAAGGTTATCCTGGACGTGATAGACTCAGGACCAGGGATCGAGAAGGAACATCTCCCACGAATCTTCGAAAGATTTTACCGGATCGACAAAGGGCGCAGTAGAGAGGTTGGAGGAACTGGATTGGGCTTATCCATTGTAAAGCACATTGTTCGCATCCATGATGCAGAGATCCAGGTAAAAAGTACTCTCGGAGAGGGCACTACTTTTTCGATCACGTTTATAAAGTATTAA
- the pstB gene encoding phosphate ABC transporter ATP-binding protein PstB, with product MVKKIKAKLQAEKVNFFYGSNQALFDINMLIPDRQVTALIGPSGCGKSTFLRMFNRMNDIIPGTHHSGKISMSGVDLYDSKTDVVRLRREVGMVFQKSNPFPKSIYDNITYGPGIHGLKNKMKLDEIVEHSLRGAALWDEVKDRLQDSAMALSGGQQQRLCIARALAVEPKVILMDEPASALDPKSTARIEELIGELREKYTIIIVTHNMQQASRVSDHTAFFFEGAMIEYGPTVQIFTTPQQQKTEDYITGRFG from the coding sequence ATGGTGAAAAAAATAAAAGCCAAACTACAGGCAGAAAAAGTCAATTTTTTCTATGGTAGTAATCAGGCTTTATTTGATATCAATATGTTAATCCCTGATCGGCAGGTGACTGCCCTGATCGGTCCTTCCGGGTGTGGCAAATCCACTTTTCTACGGATGTTTAACCGCATGAATGACATTATTCCCGGGACACACCACTCTGGGAAAATCAGCATGAGTGGTGTGGATTTGTATGATTCCAAAACCGATGTAGTCAGATTGCGACGAGAGGTGGGAATGGTTTTTCAAAAATCTAACCCCTTTCCAAAATCCATTTATGATAATATTACATATGGACCAGGTATTCATGGCTTAAAGAACAAAATGAAACTTGATGAGATTGTGGAACATAGTCTAAGAGGGGCTGCCCTGTGGGATGAGGTCAAGGATCGACTTCAGGATAGCGCTATGGCCTTATCAGGCGGACAACAGCAGCGGTTGTGTATTGCTCGAGCTCTGGCAGTTGAGCCAAAAGTGATTCTCATGGATGAACCGGCTTCTGCTCTTGATCCAAAATCCACAGCCAGAATCGAAGAATTGATTGGTGAGTTACGGGAAAAATACACCATCATTATCGTTACACACAATATGCAGCAGGCCTCTCGTGTCTCTGATCATACTGCTTTCTTTTTTGAAGGTGCCATGATCGAGTATGGCCCAACAGTACAGATATTTACAACTCCTCAACAACAAAAAACGGAAGATTACATTACTGGGAGATTTGGATGA
- the pstC gene encoding phosphate ABC transporter permease subunit PstC, translating to MHSWRDKAIYTVLVGAASTSVLIVLLIFVFLGKEALPFINDPGISDLFHLRWIPVSFNAELFGLLPLITGSVLVTLLATVLMIPFGVLGAIYIAEIATQGERSFLKPFIEILAGIPSVVIGFFGLVVLSPLIKDLFDLPTGLTAITGAVLLALMAIPTVITVSEDAIQSVPRSYREASLALGANRLQTIFRIIVPAALPGITAAIMLGMGRVIGETMAVLMVTGNAAKLTLNPFSSVRTMTATIAAEMGEVAFGSHHYQALFWVGIVLLIMTFGLNVIAQKVLRKYQMR from the coding sequence ATGCACTCCTGGCGAGATAAAGCGATTTATACGGTACTGGTAGGAGCTGCTTCTACCAGTGTCTTGATCGTACTTCTGATTTTTGTTTTTTTGGGGAAAGAAGCACTGCCATTTATCAATGATCCGGGAATCTCAGATCTGTTTCATTTGAGGTGGATCCCTGTTTCTTTTAATGCAGAGCTTTTTGGCTTACTGCCTCTTATCACTGGATCTGTTCTGGTGACGTTACTTGCAACTGTTCTAATGATTCCTTTTGGCGTATTGGGAGCCATCTATATCGCAGAGATAGCAACTCAAGGAGAGCGTAGTTTCTTAAAACCCTTTATCGAAATATTAGCAGGGATCCCTTCTGTGGTCATCGGATTCTTTGGTCTTGTCGTCCTCAGCCCATTGATCAAGGATCTATTCGATCTGCCCACGGGGCTCACAGCTATTACAGGTGCTGTTCTGTTAGCCCTGATGGCCATTCCAACAGTGATCACTGTGAGCGAAGATGCTATTCAGAGTGTTCCGCGATCCTACCGCGAGGCTTCACTGGCTTTGGGGGCGAATCGCTTACAAACCATCTTTAGAATAATTGTTCCAGCAGCACTTCCTGGAATAACTGCGGCAATCATGTTGGGTATGGGAAGGGTAATTGGCGAAACTATGGCAGTCCTCATGGTGACCGGAAATGCTGCAAAGTTAACGCTGAATCCTTTTAGCTCAGTCCGTACGATGACAGCAACGATAGCTGCTGAAATGGGGGAGGTCGCCTTTGGCAGTCATCACTATCAAGCACTATTTTGGGTTGGAATTGTACTCTTGATAATGACCTTTGGGTTAAATGTGATCGCCCAAAAAGTCTTAAGAAAGTATCAGATGCGATGA
- a CDS encoding PstS family phosphate ABC transporter substrate-binding protein, protein MKRMISTISLALLTLVLMSNCGGEKESKNETATVKYISIKGSDTMVHLASNWAEVYMDTHKDVDISVTGGGSGTGIAALLNGTTDICIASRRIKSTEEKLALEKGLAPNEIVTSRDGIAVVVNPANPISELSIEQIGKMYTGAYTSWKEVGGPDEPIVILSRESSSGTYVFFQKRVMNKKDYTQEALLMPSTAAIIQSVAQDTWAIGYVGLGYGTQAGEKVKMLGIKDAADTPAISASVATVQDDTYSIARPLHFYTNGTPTGATKDFIDFVLSEDGQAIVMEAGYVPVNY, encoded by the coding sequence ATGAAACGAATGATATCTACTATTAGTTTAGCGCTATTGACCCTAGTGCTTATGAGCAATTGTGGTGGGGAAAAAGAATCTAAAAACGAAACAGCAACGGTCAAATACATCAGTATCAAGGGCTCTGATACCATGGTTCACCTGGCCAGTAATTGGGCTGAAGTCTATATGGATACCCATAAAGATGTAGATATTTCAGTGACTGGTGGTGGATCAGGAACTGGGATTGCAGCTCTGCTTAATGGAACAACTGATATTTGTATTGCATCTCGCAGGATTAAAAGTACAGAAGAAAAATTAGCATTGGAAAAAGGATTGGCTCCCAATGAGATCGTCACCTCTCGTGATGGTATTGCAGTGGTTGTGAATCCGGCTAATCCAATTAGTGAACTAAGTATTGAACAAATTGGTAAAATGTATACTGGTGCCTATACATCCTGGAAAGAGGTCGGTGGACCGGATGAACCCATCGTTATCCTTTCCCGTGAATCAAGCTCAGGAACGTATGTCTTTTTTCAAAAAAGAGTGATGAATAAGAAGGATTACACACAGGAAGCCTTGCTCATGCCCTCAACAGCGGCAATTATCCAGAGTGTTGCTCAAGATACGTGGGCCATAGGTTATGTAGGACTTGGGTATGGAACACAAGCTGGTGAAAAAGTAAAAATGTTAGGTATAAAAGATGCTGCTGATACACCTGCCATCTCAGCTTCTGTGGCTACGGTCCAGGATGATACCTACAGCATTGCCCGACCCCTTCACTTCTATACAAATGGGACTCCCACAGGCGCGACAAAAGACTTTATCGATTTTGTGCTTTCTGAAGACGGTCAGGCTATTGTCATGGAAGCTGGATACGTACCTGTAAACTATTAA
- a CDS encoding cysteine desulfurase family protein, with the protein MQLANGDIYLDYNATTPTDPQVLAAMEPYLLTEFGNPSSNHALGRETHAAVEIARNQVAGLLGCLPEEIIFTSGGSESNNMALKGIAAKHLNRGEHIVISAIEHPAVTQVVNYLKTQGFRISYLPVNSQGVVNSEDLEEIITSKTILVSVMHANNEVGSIQPIEELVRIAHGVGAVFHTDAAQSVSKIPVNVNDLGCDLLTIAGHKLYAPKGVGVLYVKSGISLEPLIHGADHERGMRAGTENVAQIVGLGKAAELAEQGLSEEMQSMGYLRDRLQASLKQAFPEMRVNALEAPRLPNTLSISFAGISALDIIAELDQIMVSSGAACHSSDGQGSGVLEAMGVPLPYQLGTLRISLGRFCDEEQVKQASGMLIETIEKIQNQ; encoded by the coding sequence ATGCAGTTAGCAAATGGCGATATTTATCTGGATTATAATGCAACAACACCAACTGATCCTCAGGTCCTCGCAGCAATGGAACCGTACCTGCTAACCGAATTTGGAAATCCATCTAGCAATCACGCGCTCGGTCGTGAAACTCATGCGGCTGTTGAAATTGCTCGTAATCAAGTAGCTGGCTTGTTGGGATGTCTTCCGGAAGAGATCATCTTTACGTCTGGGGGATCCGAATCAAATAACATGGCTCTCAAAGGTATTGCAGCAAAGCATCTTAATCGGGGTGAACACATTGTCATATCAGCCATAGAACACCCTGCCGTCACTCAGGTGGTCAACTATCTTAAAACCCAGGGTTTTCGGATTTCTTATTTGCCAGTTAATAGCCAGGGGGTTGTGAATTCTGAAGATTTGGAAGAGATCATTACGAGCAAGACAATTCTGGTTTCAGTGATGCATGCCAATAATGAGGTCGGTAGTATTCAACCAATTGAGGAATTGGTGAGGATCGCCCACGGAGTTGGGGCAGTATTTCACACAGATGCGGCACAGTCAGTATCTAAAATTCCTGTTAATGTCAACGACTTAGGCTGTGATCTTCTGACGATTGCCGGGCATAAACTCTATGCTCCTAAAGGAGTCGGGGTCTTATATGTCAAGAGCGGAATCAGTCTGGAGCCACTGATCCATGGTGCTGACCACGAGCGGGGTATGCGAGCAGGAACTGAGAATGTGGCTCAGATTGTTGGTCTTGGTAAAGCTGCAGAGTTAGCTGAGCAGGGTTTGAGTGAAGAAATGCAAAGCATGGGTTATTTACGCGATCGGTTGCAGGCAAGCTTGAAGCAAGCCTTTCCAGAAATGCGTGTAAATGCCTTGGAAGCACCCCGTTTACCAAACACCTTGAGTATTAGTTTCGCGGGCATCTCAGCTTTAGATATTATAGCAGAATTAGATCAGATAATGGTTTCTTCAGGAGCAGCTTGTCATAGCTCGGACGGCCAGGGGTCTGGTGTTTTGGAAGCAATGGGAGTGCCCCTGCCATATCAGCTCGGTACTTTGAGGATATCATTGGGGCGCTTTTGCGATGAGGAACAGGTGAAACAAGCCTCTGGGATGTTGATCGAGACTATCGAAAAAATTCAAAATCAATAG
- a CDS encoding periplasmic heavy metal sensor — MKLQRTILLTLTLALALPSFAQPPRGIRGNGDGQQFMRTELNLTAEQEQQMQELRFKKEAQAIDLRAELQLERLKLRKLRQTDDPNKKKLYAQVDKIGAIEVKLDKARIDHMLKVKKVLTADQF, encoded by the coding sequence ATGAAATTACAAAGAACAATACTGTTGACTCTAACCTTGGCGCTTGCCTTGCCAAGCTTTGCCCAACCACCTCGTGGAATACGAGGAAATGGAGATGGACAACAGTTCATGCGCACAGAGTTAAATCTCACTGCAGAACAAGAGCAACAAATGCAGGAACTCCGATTCAAGAAAGAAGCCCAGGCCATTGACCTGCGAGCTGAATTACAATTGGAACGTCTGAAGTTGCGCAAGCTACGTCAAACTGATGACCCCAATAAAAAGAAATTATATGCTCAGGTTGACAAGATCGGTGCCATTGAGGTCAAACTGGACAAAGCCAGGATTGATCATATGTTGAAAGTCAAAAAGGTATTAACCGCTGACCAATTT
- the pstA gene encoding phosphate ABC transporter permease PstA — translation MTPSTQEKLVFNLVRGVTYSVVLIVGYLLFDIFIQGIPTISWEFLSGFPRRSGAEGGIYPAIIGTIYLVFGAIIFALPLGMASAIYLSEYALQGSLNQTIRLAIITLAGVPSIVFGLFGLGLFVLFFGFGASILAGSLTLAFMILPTIIVSSEEALQAVPMGLREASLALGATKWQTVYTNVLPYALPGMFTGSILGIGRAAGETAPILLTVAAFFLPRLPNSIFDQVMALPYHLYVLATQHPDTEKVLPMQYGTALVLIIIVVFFNLTAIVLRNHYRKKIQW, via the coding sequence ATGACCCCTTCAACTCAAGAGAAACTTGTCTTCAACCTGGTCAGGGGAGTTACCTACTCGGTTGTATTAATTGTTGGATATTTGCTCTTCGATATATTTATACAAGGGATTCCTACGATCAGTTGGGAGTTCTTAAGTGGTTTCCCTCGGCGAAGTGGAGCAGAAGGCGGCATTTATCCTGCCATAATTGGAACGATATATCTGGTCTTTGGTGCCATTATTTTCGCCTTACCCCTGGGGATGGCTTCTGCGATCTATTTATCTGAATACGCCCTGCAGGGGAGCTTAAATCAGACAATTCGATTGGCTATTATTACCTTAGCTGGCGTACCTTCAATTGTGTTTGGGCTTTTTGGACTCGGACTATTCGTCCTCTTCTTTGGGTTTGGAGCCTCAATTTTAGCTGGGAGTTTAACCCTGGCATTTATGATCTTGCCAACGATTATTGTTTCTAGTGAAGAGGCGCTTCAAGCTGTTCCCATGGGTTTGCGGGAGGCTAGCCTAGCCCTGGGAGCAACCAAATGGCAAACTGTCTATACCAATGTTCTACCCTACGCCCTTCCCGGAATGTTTACGGGATCTATTCTTGGTATCGGGAGAGCAGCCGGGGAAACTGCCCCAATTCTTTTAACGGTGGCGGCGTTTTTTCTCCCCCGGTTACCAAATTCAATCTTTGATCAGGTCATGGCACTTCCATATCATCTCTATGTATTGGCTACGCAGCATCCTGATACTGAAAAAGTATTACCCATGCAGTATGGAACAGCTCTGGTGCTTATCATCATTGTTGTATTTTTTAATTTAACAGCAATTGTATTGAGAAATCATTACCGAAAGAAAATCCAATGGTGA
- a CDS encoding response regulator transcription factor, whose protein sequence is MTNSKNNTVLVVDDEEDIRELVRYNLTKAGFETLGTGTGEEALTLAREENPTLVVLDLMLPGIDGLDVCRILKNDARTDGICIIMLSAKGEEADIVRGLEIGADDYITKPFSPDILTARVRANIRKTTGSKSNEGVLEYQNLYIHKGRHEVLIAGVPITLTNSEFRILYFLVSNPNWVFTRAQIIEAVKGDNYPVTERSVDFQIVGLRKKMGPVGDTIKTVRGVGYRFVEPEKEV, encoded by the coding sequence ATGACAAATTCGAAAAATAATACAGTTCTTGTGGTGGATGACGAAGAAGATATTCGTGAGCTCGTTCGATATAATCTGACCAAAGCTGGCTTTGAAACCCTGGGGACTGGAACTGGAGAAGAAGCGCTTACACTAGCCCGTGAGGAAAACCCAACCCTTGTTGTACTGGATCTCATGCTCCCTGGAATAGATGGTCTTGATGTCTGTCGTATTCTGAAGAATGATGCGAGAACTGATGGTATTTGTATCATCATGTTATCAGCAAAGGGAGAAGAGGCGGATATTGTTCGTGGTCTTGAGATCGGTGCTGATGATTATATCACAAAGCCGTTTAGTCCAGACATTCTGACTGCCCGAGTAAGGGCTAATATTCGTAAAACTACTGGCTCAAAAAGCAATGAGGGAGTTCTGGAATATCAGAACCTCTATATCCACAAAGGGCGTCATGAGGTTTTAATAGCAGGTGTTCCAATCACTCTCACTAACTCTGAATTTAGAATACTCTATTTCTTAGTATCCAACCCGAACTGGGTCTTCACCCGTGCTCAAATCATTGAAGCGGTGAAGGGGGATAACTACCCCGTGACGGAACGGTCTGTTGACTTTCAAATTGTAGGTTTGCGTAAGAAAATGGGGCCGGTCGGTGACACAATTAAAACGGTTCGCGGTGTTGGCTACCGTTTTGTAGAGCCAGAAAAAGAAGTATAG
- a CDS encoding carboxypeptidase-like regulatory domain-containing protein, producing the protein MTKIIIALSTLLILPALGFGQNTGSLQGIITDSETGEVLIGANVIVLDNGIGAASNLDGFFEIRSIRPGIYTLRVSYIGYEIKNIENIQFNAGITNRLDIVMSAEAISGSSVVVEAETKPGAALSMLQERQESSNMEDAIGAEEMSRRGDSNAADALKRLPGVTVREGKFPIVRGLGERYTSTQMNSAPIPSPEPDKKSVPLDLFPSSLLESIVVLKTFTPDLPGVFAGGSINIKTKAYPDERLINLNVSLSDNTSSYAGAAFRSTARGKNDFFGFDDGSRALGDDIPQNQILSPAQNYQPEGMNSIQWYGQIGEYSRGSLPNFIASKVKTGKPFSAGFDLGDRYEINEHLEYGFFTNIVFKNAYKSQVMESSQFALNRAGDDNEENSAYLYPYTERSNEISEYRTNLGANISAGLKYKNKHKIKLQRIYTHTSSDKHTISTGYTPNIESGIFISDHYIEKTIKNTSLSGSSQFTLGPQHNIEWNYNSGLSTRYEPDHSSHNYSERVVNADTDSSYSYYIIDRQAQKIAYRDFTDGSDANLSFDLHYELKIPLDIQNAIKLKVGFRDQDKSRTFEKRSFAITNSSSSSWADSVLNIYPDMEFGQSFDALNFFERDTATGDWTHGLLMLDETAKNAFNGYTAQELTKAFYTMASIPLLSRSAWSLQFEGGARYENYNMKLDSYNPVTGASATTIYGDPAKAHLTQQVVLPSLNLIYKKDDGLNVRAAYSQTVGRPEFRELAPMAYQEFYQGEVAIGFPFLKNSEVTNYDLRSEFYPSASELISVGAFFKTFENPIEVSMISTPDLDYKTFQNAETAHTYGLEFELRKKLPIPLTRGFGSISFNTTISESEVTVSDTVYLFNGTSYANSSSTKSRSLQGQSNVMVNAAIDYRSPGGYTFALAYNTYTKRISSVGVGEVGDIYEFPFHSLNMTTGKKLGSLKFSLKIKNILNSQVRFGHIEASSGALKLRKVYSPGLAFSLGVKYQLQQKRS; encoded by the coding sequence TTGACCAAAATAATTATAGCACTTAGTACTTTACTCATCCTCCCAGCACTGGGATTTGGACAGAACACTGGCAGTCTCCAGGGAATCATCACTGATTCAGAAACTGGTGAAGTGCTCATCGGAGCAAATGTTATCGTCCTCGATAATGGAATTGGGGCAGCTTCAAATCTAGATGGATTCTTTGAAATCCGAAGTATCAGACCAGGGATCTATACGCTAAGAGTCTCATATATAGGCTATGAAATAAAAAATATTGAGAACATTCAATTTAATGCCGGGATTACCAATCGGCTGGATATTGTTATGAGCGCGGAAGCCATTAGCGGCAGTTCTGTCGTTGTTGAGGCTGAAACCAAACCAGGGGCTGCACTCTCAATGTTACAAGAGCGTCAGGAATCATCCAACATGGAGGATGCGATTGGTGCAGAAGAAATGTCCAGAAGGGGGGATTCTAATGCTGCTGACGCGTTAAAACGCCTACCTGGTGTAACCGTAAGGGAAGGGAAATTCCCCATCGTTAGAGGACTTGGCGAACGCTATACCTCCACGCAAATGAATAGCGCCCCAATCCCCTCACCTGAACCGGACAAAAAATCAGTCCCCCTGGACCTATTCCCCAGTTCTTTATTAGAAAGTATTGTCGTTTTGAAAACCTTCACCCCTGATCTTCCAGGTGTATTCGCTGGGGGTAGTATTAACATCAAGACCAAAGCATATCCAGACGAACGTCTAATCAACCTGAACGTCTCGTTAAGCGACAACACAAGTTCATACGCAGGTGCAGCATTTCGAAGCACTGCCAGAGGGAAAAATGATTTTTTTGGTTTTGATGATGGGTCACGTGCTCTGGGAGATGATATTCCGCAAAACCAAATACTGTCACCTGCCCAAAATTATCAACCGGAAGGGATGAATTCAATTCAGTGGTACGGTCAGATCGGTGAATATAGCCGTGGCTCTCTTCCAAACTTCATTGCTTCAAAAGTCAAAACTGGTAAGCCCTTCAGCGCAGGGTTTGATCTTGGAGACCGATATGAGATAAACGAACATTTAGAATACGGTTTCTTTACCAATATAGTTTTCAAGAATGCTTACAAATCACAGGTCATGGAAAGTTCTCAATTTGCCCTCAATCGAGCAGGTGACGATAATGAAGAGAATTCAGCCTATTTGTATCCCTACACCGAGCGTAGCAATGAGATTTCAGAATACAGAACAAATCTCGGTGCAAATATCAGTGCTGGGCTTAAGTACAAGAATAAACACAAAATAAAGCTCCAACGGATTTACACGCATACCTCTAGTGACAAGCATACAATTTCCACAGGCTATACACCCAATATTGAATCAGGTATTTTTATCAGTGACCATTATATCGAAAAAACGATTAAGAATACCAGCCTCAGTGGTTCAAGCCAGTTTACTTTAGGACCTCAACACAATATCGAATGGAATTACAATTCAGGCCTATCGACGCGCTATGAACCCGATCATTCATCCCATAACTATTCAGAGCGTGTTGTTAATGCGGATACAGACTCATCCTATAGCTATTACATAATCGACCGGCAGGCTCAGAAGATTGCCTATCGCGATTTTACAGATGGTAGTGATGCCAACCTATCATTCGATTTGCACTATGAACTTAAAATCCCGTTGGATATACAAAATGCTATCAAGCTGAAAGTGGGTTTTAGGGACCAGGATAAGTCCAGAACCTTCGAAAAGCGTTCCTTTGCCATTACAAATTCATCCAGCTCAAGCTGGGCAGATTCGGTCCTCAATATCTACCCTGATATGGAATTTGGACAATCATTTGATGCGCTGAACTTTTTTGAACGTGATACTGCTACTGGGGATTGGACTCACGGGTTATTGATGCTGGACGAAACTGCTAAAAACGCATTCAATGGCTATACAGCGCAGGAACTGACCAAGGCTTTCTATACCATGGCATCCATCCCCCTTCTCAGTAGAAGTGCCTGGTCACTTCAGTTTGAGGGAGGAGCGCGTTACGAAAACTATAACATGAAATTGGATAGCTATAATCCGGTGACAGGTGCATCAGCCACAACAATCTATGGTGACCCTGCCAAGGCTCACTTGACACAGCAGGTTGTACTCCCCTCTCTCAATTTGATTTATAAAAAGGATGATGGACTCAATGTGAGAGCAGCCTATTCACAAACGGTTGGGCGACCGGAATTTAGAGAATTGGCACCGATGGCTTATCAGGAATTCTATCAAGGTGAAGTTGCCATTGGGTTCCCATTTTTAAAGAATTCTGAAGTTACGAATTATGACCTTCGTAGCGAATTTTACCCGTCAGCATCTGAGCTTATCTCAGTGGGTGCATTTTTTAAAACATTTGAGAATCCCATAGAAGTATCGATGATTTCGACCCCTGATCTGGATTACAAAACCTTCCAAAATGCAGAAACAGCTCACACCTATGGTCTTGAATTCGAGTTGCGAAAAAAGCTGCCTATTCCATTAACCAGAGGTTTCGGAAGTATATCCTTTAATACAACTATTTCAGAATCTGAAGTCACCGTTAGTGATACGGTCTACCTATTTAACGGTACGAGCTACGCGAATTCATCTTCCACAAAAAGCAGATCACTGCAGGGTCAGTCAAATGTTATGGTAAATGCAGCAATCGACTACCGGTCACCGGGAGGATATACCTTCGCTTTGGCATATAATACATACACCAAGCGCATCAGTTCTGTAGGTGTTGGTGAAGTGGGTGACATCTATGAATTCCCTTTCCATTCCCTGAATATGACGACTGGAAAAAAGCTTGGATCACTGAAATTCAGTCTGAAAATAAAAAACATTCTCAATTCCCAAGTACGATTCGGACATATCGAAGCGTCGTCAGGTGCTCTAAAATTGCGTAAAGTTTACTCGCCAGGACTGGCATTCAGTCTGGGAGTGAAATATCAACTACAACAAAAAAGGAGTTAA